A DNA window from Ctenopharyngodon idella isolate HZGC_01 chromosome 10, HZGC01, whole genome shotgun sequence contains the following coding sequences:
- the cldn7b gene encoding claudin-7-B, which yields MANKGMQLLGFTLSVLGLIGLIVGTILPQWKMSAYVGDNIITAVAMYQGLWMSCAFQSTGQIQCKVYDSILQLDGALQATRALMIVAILFTVAGLGVASMGMKCTNCGGDDRVKKSRIAMTGGIILIVAALCSIVACGWFTSQIVRDFYNPFTPVNTKYEFGAAIFIAWAGAFLDIMGGGMLAASCPKSKPSPKYPKSSRPPSSSREYV from the exons ATGGCAAATAAAGGAATGCAGCTCCTGGGATTTACTCTGTCGGTTCTGGGTTTGATTGGGCTCATTGTTGGCACAATCTTGCCTCAATGGAAGATGTCTGCCTACGTTGGAGATAATATAATCACAGCGGTGGCGATGTATCAAGGCCTTTGGATGTCGTGCGCATTTCAGAGCACCGGACAAATCCAGTGCAAGGTGTACGACTCCATCCTACAACTCGATG GTGCTCTTCAGGCAACTCGTGCCCTGATGATTGTAGCGATCCTTTTCACAGTAGCGGGACTGGGTGTGGCCAGCATGGGCATGAAGTGCACTAACTGTGGTGGTGATGACAGGGTCAAAAAGTCCCGCATTGCCATGACAGGCGGTATAATCCTCATTGTTGCAG CCCTTTGTAGCATTGTTGCCTGTGGCTGGTTTACAAGTCAAATCGTCCGGGATTTCTACAACCCCTTCACACCTGTCAATACAAA GTATGAGTTTGGTGCAGCCATTTTCATCGCCTGGGCAGGTGCATTCCTAGACATAATGGGTGGAGGCATGTTGGCTGCCTCGTGCCCAAAGAGTAAACCATCTCCCAAGTACCCCAAGTCCTCCAGACCCCCCAGCAGCAGCAGGGAGTACGTTTGA
- the ponzr2 gene encoding cornifelin homolog B has protein sequence MSKSMVVTQPQPVMVSRHSDQWGSGTFDCCDDMSECCFAFWCLPCFTCIKAKNYGECLCLPLLDFFGCVPPITMSIRVSMRQRYGIKGDMCNDCLLVTCCRACVWCQMSREMKARDLQITLVGARNL, from the exons ATGTCGAAATCAATGGTAGTCACGCAGCCACAGCCTGTTATGGTCTCTAGACATTCTGACCAATGGGGGTCAGGCACCTTTGACTGCTGCGATGACATGTCTGAAT GCTGCTTTGCTTTCTGGTGTTTACCGTGTTTCACGTGCATAAAAGCCAAGAATTACGGTGAGTGCTTATGTCTCCCCCTGCTGGACTTCTTCGGGTGCGTCCCACCCATAACCATGTCCATAAGAGTCTCAATGCGCCAGCGTTATGGGATTAAG GGTGATATGTGTAATGACTGCCTGTTGGTCACTTGCTGCAGAGCATGCGTTTGGTGTCAGATGTCACGAGAGATGAAAGCACGAGATCTACAAATCACTCTTGTTGGTGCCAGgaatttataa